In Portunus trituberculatus isolate SZX2019 chromosome 33, ASM1759143v1, whole genome shotgun sequence, the following proteins share a genomic window:
- the LOC123512356 gene encoding uncharacterized protein LOC123512356 isoform X1 → MKNTLVFLLSVLLLLLLAPGGFIGPAPTLQDTSCNKTLDQKPEYFNITSANRIYDLINATIYVRPQENKPMMILLEVNGKDSNITINAEFSLEKDCFKGNTKWWELFVKVKLMNHTIDNQNIIKSKYKLQVRTSSCIKPCIKEVHMQGLETLHVKASSYSNYILQRPVNDEFLNWNTTSYDDVFPQCCDYKKPSSPSSAAIPTSATLTPTSGKSTTLSVTSSPDFIGGIAGGVAGIIAMVLVVVLWKRRGKTNVPMRPKKTESPREGSVNSLYEPVGRQDPVNGNTDKQGSVNSLYEAIGRREPVNDLYEPAGRQEPVYETIHKGGYV, encoded by the exons ATGAAGAACAcgcttgtctttctcctctccgtATTGCTGCTACTCCTGCTGGCACCGGGAGGATTCATTGGCCCTGCCCCCACCCTTCAAGACACCTCCTGTAACAAGACCTTGGATCAGAAACCAGAGTACTTCAACATTACCTCTGCTAACAGAATATATGATCTAATAAACGCAACGATATACGTGAGACCACAGGAAAACAAGCCGATGATGATCTTGCTGGAAGTGAACGGAAAAGATAGCAATATAACGATTAATGCTGAGTTCTCGCTGGAAAAAGACTGTTTCAAGGGCAATACGAAGTGGTGGGAACTGTTCGTGAAGGTGAAGTTAATGAACCACACCATAGATAATCAAAATATTATTAAATCAAAATACAAACTCCAGGTGAGGACAAGCTCATGTATTAAGCCGTGTATCAAGGAAGTCCACATGCAAGGTCTTGAAACCCTCCACGTCAAGGCTTCCAGCTACTCAAATTATATACTTCAACGCCCAGTAAACGACGAATTCCTTAATTGGAACACAACCTCGTACGATGATGTCTTTCCTCAGTGCTGCGATTACAAGAAACCTTCATCGCCCTCATCAGCGGCCATACCAACCTCTGCCACGCTTACACCAACCTCGGGCAAGTCCACAACGCTCTCTGTCACGTCCTCACCCGATTTCATTGGCGGTATTGcaggaggagtagcaggaaTTATAGCgatggtattggtggtagtgcTATGGAAGCGGCGTGGAAAGAcaa ATGTACCAATGCGCCCCAAGAAGACAGAATCACCACGTGAAGGAAGCGTCAACAGCCTGTATGAACCTGTTGGCAGACAAGATCCTGTGAACGGAAATACTGACAAACAAGGATCTGTCAACAGCTTGTATGAAGCAATTGGTAGACGAGAACCTGTCAACGACCTGTATGAACCTGCCGGTAGACAAGAACCCGTGTATGAAACTATTCACAAAGGAGGATATGTTTAA
- the LOC123512356 gene encoding uncharacterized protein LOC123512356 isoform X2, which translates to MKNTLVFLLSVLLLLLLAPGGFIGPAPTLQDTSCNKTLDQKPEYFNITSANRIYDLINATIYVRPQENKPMMILLEVNGKDSNITINAEFSLEKDCFKGNTKWWELFVKVKLMNHTIDNQNIIKSKYKLQVRTSSCIKPCIKEVHMQGLETLHVKASSYSNYILQRPVNDEFLNWNTTSYDDVFPQCCDYKKPSSPSSAAIPTSATLTPTSDVPMRPKKTESPREGSVNSLYEPVGRQDPVNGNTDKQGSVNSLYEAIGRREPVNDLYEPAGRQEPVYETIHKGGYV; encoded by the exons ATGAAGAACAcgcttgtctttctcctctccgtATTGCTGCTACTCCTGCTGGCACCGGGAGGATTCATTGGCCCTGCCCCCACCCTTCAAGACACCTCCTGTAACAAGACCTTGGATCAGAAACCAGAGTACTTCAACATTACCTCTGCTAACAGAATATATGATCTAATAAACGCAACGATATACGTGAGACCACAGGAAAACAAGCCGATGATGATCTTGCTGGAAGTGAACGGAAAAGATAGCAATATAACGATTAATGCTGAGTTCTCGCTGGAAAAAGACTGTTTCAAGGGCAATACGAAGTGGTGGGAACTGTTCGTGAAGGTGAAGTTAATGAACCACACCATAGATAATCAAAATATTATTAAATCAAAATACAAACTCCAGGTGAGGACAAGCTCATGTATTAAGCCGTGTATCAAGGAAGTCCACATGCAAGGTCTTGAAACCCTCCACGTCAAGGCTTCCAGCTACTCAAATTATATACTTCAACGCCCAGTAAACGACGAATTCCTTAATTGGAACACAACCTCGTACGATGATGTCTTTCCTCAGTGCTGCGATTACAAGAAACCTTCATCGCCCTCATCAGCGGCCATACCAACCTCTGCCACGCTTACACCAACCTCGG ATGTACCAATGCGCCCCAAGAAGACAGAATCACCACGTGAAGGAAGCGTCAACAGCCTGTATGAACCTGTTGGCAGACAAGATCCTGTGAACGGAAATACTGACAAACAAGGATCTGTCAACAGCTTGTATGAAGCAATTGGTAGACGAGAACCTGTCAACGACCTGTATGAACCTGCCGGTAGACAAGAACCCGTGTATGAAACTATTCACAAAGGAGGATATGTTTAA